The Amphiura filiformis chromosome 12, Afil_fr2py, whole genome shotgun sequence genome includes a region encoding these proteins:
- the LOC140166259 gene encoding uncharacterized protein → MATDYKTFQDDTPPTPSAPPPPYQSSHNPPPPYPGQTCHNCSSSGRQPSHQGHTRQLNSGRVQADTVVLIGRPQLTAGSELRLNYYCCIALVLFFPLGIIACFKLQQVHERLNDGDIEGARSAAMQTKLFSVLAIFIGAAIIAVIVVLVNPDDDDV, encoded by the exons atTACAAGACGTTTCAAGATGACACACCACCCACACCATCTGCTCCTCCACCGCCATACCAATCGAGTCACAACCCACCACCACCATATCCAGGGCAAACATGTCATAATTGCTCATCGAGTGGAAGGCAGCCATCCCATCAGGGGCACACGCGTCAGTTAAACTCAGGCAGAGTCCAAGCAGATACTGTTGTTCTT ATTGGCAGACCACAACTGACAGCTGGCTCAGAACTGAGACTGAATTACTATTGTTGTATTGCTCTGGTGTTGTTTTTTCCATTAGGCATCATTGCTTGCTTTAAACTCCAACAG GTACATGAACGATTGAATGACGGTGATATAGAAGGTGCACGAAGTGCGGCAATGCAAACCAAACTATTCAGTGTTTTAGCTATATTTATAGGAGCAGCCATCATAGCAGTTATTGTAGTTTTGGTTAATCcagatgatgacgatgtgtag